One window of Marinomonas primoryensis genomic DNA carries:
- a CDS encoding glucose/quinate/shikimate family membrane-bound PQQ-dependent dehydrogenase, giving the protein MIILSVLFFVIGVALLLGGGWLFSLDGSLYYFIAGAALIAVSFLLRERNTFANLIYAVLLVGTLIWSIGESGFSWWPLATRMGLFLILAIPLLLLVFIKRRRGWRVLFPVWLATAMVTISPLMMTPPTTVEGQLTRSVTTSNADLGDVDEGDWNAYGRSNLGQRFSPLDQITPDNVDQLQLAWQYQTGDKKGPKDVGETTYEATPLKLGNALYVCTPHNWVVALNADTGEEQWVYDAKVPAESQRQHQTCRGVSYLPPSNGDQLPPIQKTSAPAENLSAMQCDAQLFLPTSDARLIAIDPTTGAKCANFAKNGELDLMHNMPFKQSGYYYSTSPPLVAGGVVIVAGSVNDNYDVNSPSGVIRAYDVKTGELKWNWDSGYPEDTTPIGPDETYATSSPNSWSVASADEKLGLAYFPMGNRTPDQLGMYRSPAEEKYATSVVALSLETGQVTWVQQFVHHDLWDMDTPAQPSLLDLDTPTGKQPALVVPTKQGDIYVLNRATGKPIFPITEEPVPQGAIPGDYTAQTQPTSGLSFKPAKLTEADMWGATPLDQLMCRIEFKQLRYEGRYTPPSEQGSIVYPGNFGVFNWGSIAVDPKRQQLFGMPLYLAFTSTLVPKEGLDLSGANKGEQGVNSNEGAEYAVELKPFLSPLGIPCQQPPWGYVAGVDLKTGKTAWKHKNGTIEDMTPFKLPIEMGVPGIGGPIITNGGVVFMAATVDDYLRAYDLSNGKELWKGRLPAGGQATPMTYLNSKGEQMVVQVAGGHGSIGTTIGDYVVAYKLKK; this is encoded by the coding sequence ATGATCATTCTGTCTGTACTGTTTTTTGTCATCGGTGTGGCTTTACTGCTTGGCGGTGGTTGGCTGTTTTCATTGGACGGTAGTCTTTATTATTTTATTGCAGGTGCGGCACTTATCGCTGTGTCTTTTTTACTTCGGGAACGAAATACATTCGCCAATCTGATTTATGCCGTCCTTTTAGTGGGTACGTTAATTTGGTCGATTGGTGAGTCCGGTTTTAGTTGGTGGCCTTTAGCGACACGAATGGGGCTTTTCTTAATACTGGCGATCCCTCTGCTCTTGCTTGTTTTTATCAAACGCCGTCGTGGTTGGCGGGTTTTATTTCCTGTTTGGTTGGCAACAGCCATGGTCACTATCTCTCCTTTAATGATGACACCGCCAACAACGGTGGAAGGTCAACTAACACGTTCTGTTACTACGTCCAATGCGGATCTGGGCGACGTTGATGAAGGTGACTGGAACGCCTACGGGCGCAGCAATTTAGGGCAGCGTTTCTCACCTTTGGATCAAATTACACCGGATAACGTCGATCAGCTTCAGTTGGCTTGGCAGTATCAAACGGGCGATAAAAAAGGCCCAAAAGATGTGGGTGAAACCACCTATGAAGCAACGCCACTCAAATTGGGTAATGCGCTCTATGTCTGTACCCCTCATAACTGGGTCGTGGCACTAAACGCCGACACAGGCGAAGAACAATGGGTTTACGATGCGAAAGTGCCAGCAGAAAGCCAGCGTCAGCATCAGACCTGTCGAGGTGTATCCTATTTGCCACCGTCGAATGGGGATCAACTTCCTCCGATTCAAAAAACATCAGCGCCGGCTGAAAACCTGAGCGCAATGCAGTGCGATGCTCAATTGTTCTTACCAACGTCCGATGCTCGTCTTATTGCGATCGATCCGACAACGGGTGCGAAATGCGCTAACTTTGCCAAAAATGGCGAGTTGGATCTGATGCACAACATGCCGTTTAAGCAGTCTGGTTATTATTATTCAACATCGCCGCCATTAGTGGCTGGTGGGGTAGTAATTGTCGCGGGTTCTGTGAATGACAATTATGATGTGAACTCACCGTCTGGCGTGATTCGAGCTTATGATGTGAAAACAGGTGAGTTGAAATGGAACTGGGATTCTGGTTATCCAGAAGATACAACACCGATAGGTCCAGACGAAACTTATGCGACAAGCTCGCCAAATAGTTGGTCGGTTGCCAGTGCTGATGAAAAGCTTGGCTTGGCGTATTTCCCAATGGGGAATCGCACGCCAGATCAGCTCGGCATGTATCGTAGTCCTGCGGAAGAAAAATACGCTACGTCTGTGGTTGCGTTGAGTCTTGAAACGGGTCAGGTTACTTGGGTTCAGCAGTTTGTTCATCACGACTTATGGGATATGGACACGCCAGCTCAGCCTTCTTTACTGGACTTAGACACACCAACAGGCAAGCAACCTGCTTTGGTTGTTCCTACGAAGCAGGGTGATATTTATGTTTTAAACAGAGCCACAGGGAAGCCAATTTTCCCGATAACCGAAGAACCGGTTCCACAAGGTGCGATTCCCGGTGATTATACGGCGCAGACTCAACCCACCTCTGGATTGTCTTTTAAACCGGCTAAATTAACAGAAGCGGATATGTGGGGTGCGACACCATTGGATCAATTGATGTGTCGGATTGAATTTAAACAGCTACGTTATGAAGGCCGTTATACGCCACCGTCAGAACAAGGCTCTATCGTTTACCCTGGAAACTTTGGTGTTTTTAACTGGGGCAGTATCGCCGTTGATCCTAAACGTCAGCAATTATTTGGTATGCCCTTGTACCTTGCTTTTACATCTACTTTAGTACCAAAGGAAGGCTTAGATTTAAGTGGCGCTAATAAAGGCGAACAGGGTGTCAATTCCAATGAAGGTGCTGAGTATGCGGTTGAGTTGAAACCCTTCCTTTCACCATTGGGTATTCCTTGTCAGCAACCACCTTGGGGTTATGTCGCAGGGGTTGATCTTAAAACAGGAAAAACGGCTTGGAAGCATAAGAACGGTACGATTGAAGATATGACGCCATTTAAACTGCCAATCGAAATGGGAGTGCCGGGCATTGGTGGGCCAATTATTACGAATGGTGGTGTCGTCTTTATGGCGGCAACGGTTGATGATTATTTACGCGCTTATGATCTCTCTAATGGTAAAGAGTTATGGAAAGGGCGTTTACCCGCAGGAGGCCAAGCAACGCCTATGACTTATTTGAATAGTAAGGGTGAGCAAATGGTGGTTCAAGTCGCAGGTGGTCATGGTTCCATTGGCACAACCATTGGTGATTATGTGGTTGCTTACAAACTGAAAAAATAG
- a CDS encoding Na+/H+ antiporter NhaC family protein produces the protein MTSKSPLALLPLLLFLVLFVGSGLWYQSQGVDFAFYQISAPVAILPAIALAILLGKGHFDQRIETFIKGVGDNTIITMILIYLLAGAFASVAKSVGGVDATVSFGLSVVPPSLLLPGLFVITAFVATSMGTSMGTIAAIAPIAIGVAEAADLSLLLTVGTVIGGAMFGDNLSIISDTTIAATRTQGCDMRDKFRMNFKIALPAAVVTLIWLYFQSGEATIADIQDYDLILILPYVAVLGLAVAGVNVMLVLFSGIVLAGMIGLTMQADYSVASWSADIYSGYTGMQEILILSLLIGGLAALMKSQGGLDWLVGAIERISRALGAKAGSTRAGELSISAAVALTNLCTANNTVSILINGSVAKNIAQRYNVDPKRSASLLDIFSCVVQGILPYGAQILLASSLASVSPLDLIGYVQYSWILAVAALISIFIGWPKGAK, from the coding sequence ATGACTTCTAAATCTCCTCTGGCACTGTTGCCGTTGTTACTTTTTCTTGTTCTTTTTGTGGGCAGTGGACTTTGGTATCAGTCCCAAGGTGTGGACTTTGCCTTCTATCAAATATCCGCCCCAGTGGCTATTTTACCTGCGATTGCCTTGGCGATTTTATTAGGTAAAGGGCACTTTGATCAACGCATTGAAACCTTCATTAAAGGCGTTGGTGACAATACGATCATCACCATGATTTTAATTTATTTGCTGGCAGGCGCATTTGCTAGCGTGGCTAAAAGTGTGGGTGGTGTGGATGCAACCGTAAGCTTTGGTTTAAGTGTGGTTCCGCCTTCGCTGTTATTGCCTGGATTGTTTGTGATTACGGCTTTTGTGGCAACGTCGATGGGGACATCAATGGGCACGATTGCCGCGATTGCTCCTATCGCCATTGGCGTTGCAGAAGCCGCCGATCTGTCGCTATTGCTGACGGTTGGTACGGTGATCGGTGGCGCTATGTTCGGCGATAACTTGTCGATTATTTCGGATACCACGATTGCCGCGACGCGCACCCAAGGCTGTGACATGCGTGATAAATTCCGCATGAATTTTAAAATTGCTTTGCCTGCCGCTGTGGTGACCTTGATTTGGTTGTACTTTCAGAGTGGTGAGGCAACTATTGCCGATATTCAAGACTACGATCTAATTCTAATATTGCCTTATGTTGCTGTACTAGGCTTAGCTGTGGCTGGCGTGAATGTGATGTTGGTGTTGTTCAGTGGTATTGTATTGGCGGGTATGATTGGTTTGACGATGCAAGCCGATTACTCCGTTGCGTCTTGGTCTGCCGATATTTATTCCGGCTACACTGGCATGCAGGAAATATTGATCCTTTCTTTGTTGATTGGTGGACTGGCCGCGTTAATGAAATCCCAAGGCGGTTTGGATTGGCTGGTGGGTGCTATTGAACGTATCAGTCGTGCACTGGGTGCTAAAGCGGGATCGACACGAGCAGGTGAATTAAGTATTAGTGCAGCTGTCGCGTTAACGAATTTATGTACGGCAAACAATACCGTGTCTATTTTGATTAATGGCTCTGTCGCTAAAAACATTGCCCAGCGATACAATGTTGACCCTAAACGCAGTGCGAGTTTATTGGATATTTTCTCCTGTGTCGTACAAGGCATATTGCCCTATGGTGCGCAGATACTCTTGGCGTCTTCGTTGGCTAGCGTGTCTCCGCTAGACCTGATTGGGTATGTGCAATACAGTTGGATATTGGCGGTTGCCGCGTTAATTTCCATTTTTATTGGTTGGCCTAAAGGCGCGAAATAG
- a CDS encoding DMT family transporter: MKQGVHVKAELILVLVTILAGFGWIFSKEALAGLPPLFFMGVRFMIAGFVLFLAGQKYFRGLDWKGIKQASIVGVVMGITMMCWVTGLDQGTSLGVGAFIVSLGVVLVPLVARFMFKERPPMSIWVALPFAIVGLGFLALNNGLNFEFAHVYFFGAAVGSAFQLNLLSRSSMRMHVLVLTAIQLSVAGVLLFSLSLITETLPHSISIGVAGWFLASTLIATSLRFLLQTYGMSLTQVSHAAVIMNLEPVWTAIFAVFWFSESMGGGQVFGCCLIFVAMLVSRWSQIKMIFKTA; encoded by the coding sequence TTGAAACAGGGAGTGCATGTAAAAGCCGAACTTATTTTAGTGCTTGTGACTATTCTGGCAGGATTTGGTTGGATATTTTCTAAAGAAGCACTGGCTGGTTTGCCGCCGCTCTTTTTTATGGGTGTGCGTTTTATGATTGCCGGTTTTGTGTTGTTTTTGGCCGGACAAAAATATTTTCGAGGCTTAGACTGGAAAGGCATAAAACAGGCTAGCATCGTTGGTGTGGTAATGGGCATCACCATGATGTGCTGGGTGACTGGATTAGACCAAGGCACTAGCTTGGGAGTCGGAGCATTTATTGTGAGTCTGGGGGTGGTGCTGGTCCCTCTTGTTGCGAGGTTTATGTTTAAAGAGCGGCCACCTATGAGTATTTGGGTGGCATTGCCTTTTGCTATTGTGGGGCTTGGTTTTCTTGCTCTTAACAATGGCCTGAACTTTGAGTTCGCACATGTGTACTTTTTTGGTGCGGCTGTCGGTTCGGCTTTTCAGTTGAACTTATTATCGCGGTCTTCGATGCGCATGCATGTGTTGGTATTAACGGCGATTCAGCTTAGTGTGGCTGGCGTGTTGTTATTCAGCCTTTCTCTAATAACAGAAACACTGCCTCACAGTATTAGTATTGGCGTCGCGGGTTGGTTCTTAGCCAGTACTCTCATTGCGACGAGTCTCCGTTTTCTGTTGCAGACGTATGGCATGAGCTTAACGCAGGTGAGTCATGCGGCCGTTATTATGAATCTGGAACCTGTCTGGACGGCTATTTTTGCCGTTTTCTGGTTTAGCGAATCTATGGGGGGCGGACAAGTCTTTGGTTGTTGTTTGATTTTTGTGGCTATGTTGGTGAGCCGCTGGTCGCAAATAAAAATGATTTTTAAGACGGCTTAA
- a CDS encoding TetR/AcrR family transcriptional regulator has translation MRTIKLPLDNDLRKQSIIDATVQHALTKGFHKASMNEIAKSAELSVGQIYRYFAHKDDIICALVEQFTQRKLQFMASFFDKKDWLDRHFTESNLDNNHMRIMHAEIKAEAARNPVISKIYTESHKRLKEGAITIMKQLYPTMDKNEAMARIEMLITLKEGLLVRWDFQPRPFSKEMRQMYNQILDTILPD, from the coding sequence ATGAGAACTATTAAGTTACCTCTTGATAACGACCTGAGAAAGCAAAGCATTATTGATGCCACAGTGCAACATGCGCTCACTAAAGGCTTTCATAAAGCCAGTATGAACGAAATTGCAAAGTCAGCAGAGCTCAGTGTCGGCCAAATATATCGTTACTTCGCCCACAAAGATGACATCATTTGTGCGTTGGTCGAACAGTTTACGCAACGAAAATTGCAATTCATGGCCTCTTTTTTCGATAAAAAGGATTGGCTTGATCGCCATTTTACTGAAAGTAATTTAGACAATAACCACATGAGAATCATGCATGCAGAAATAAAAGCAGAAGCGGCGCGAAACCCTGTAATATCAAAAATTTATACAGAGTCTCATAAACGCCTAAAAGAAGGAGCCATAACCATCATGAAACAGCTCTATCCCACTATGGATAAAAATGAGGCCATGGCTCGTATTGAAATGCTGATAACATTAAAAGAAGGACTGCTGGTTCGCTGGGACTTTCAACCAAGACCCTTCAGCAAAGAAATGCGTCAAATGTACAACCAAATACTCGATACTATTTTGCCTGATTAG
- a CDS encoding efflux RND transporter periplasmic adaptor subunit: MLSKFKYVSSLLLVLLLAGCQEDAPKSAGAAAAPKVQVGIVTIQSQKTDLMTELPGRTTSSLVAEIRPQVGGIVKKRFFEEGQDVKTGELLYELDDSTYVSSYKQAQADLESTNASLKSAELKNARYTELRKQNNVSQQDLDDAHVAFLEARAKQKGSEAALENAKINLSYTKIKAPIDGRIGISQVTVGALVTGSQATVMTTVRSLDPIFVDLAQTSLDQLKQRNFLSQDGVEKGSNKVSLVLEDGSKYQYEGTLKAREVSVDESTGSVTLRAEFPNPENLLLPGMFVRGLIHELTHNAALLVPQQGVSRDVKGNPIALVVNKDNVVESRILTVERTIENQWLVLAGISEGEKVIVEGSLKVRAGSEVSTVDMKRDSKTGAIVAANAGGTSAQGN, from the coding sequence ATGTTGTCTAAATTTAAATACGTTTCAAGTTTGTTACTTGTTCTATTACTGGCTGGCTGTCAGGAGGACGCTCCTAAGTCTGCTGGCGCGGCAGCAGCTCCTAAAGTTCAGGTAGGAATTGTTACGATCCAGTCTCAAAAAACAGACCTAATGACTGAGCTACCTGGACGTACAACTTCTAGTTTGGTGGCAGAAATTCGTCCTCAAGTTGGCGGGATAGTAAAGAAACGTTTTTTTGAAGAAGGGCAGGACGTTAAGACTGGAGAGTTACTTTATGAATTGGATGATTCCACCTACGTTTCTTCTTATAAGCAAGCGCAAGCGGATTTAGAGTCTACGAACGCAAGTCTTAAGTCTGCGGAATTAAAAAATGCACGTTATACCGAATTACGTAAACAAAATAACGTGTCACAGCAGGATCTTGATGATGCTCATGTCGCTTTCTTGGAAGCAAGAGCCAAACAAAAAGGATCAGAAGCAGCGTTAGAAAATGCCAAAATAAATTTAAGCTATACCAAAATTAAAGCGCCTATTGATGGCCGAATTGGTATTTCTCAGGTGACGGTTGGTGCATTGGTAACCGGCAGCCAAGCCACAGTGATGACAACAGTTCGATCTTTGGACCCTATCTTTGTAGATTTAGCGCAAACCAGTTTGGATCAACTGAAACAACGAAATTTTTTATCCCAAGATGGTGTTGAGAAAGGCTCAAATAAAGTGTCTTTAGTACTAGAAGACGGTTCCAAATACCAATACGAAGGAACGTTAAAAGCGCGTGAAGTGAGTGTTGATGAATCGACAGGCAGTGTCACCCTACGAGCAGAATTTCCAAACCCAGAGAACCTTTTATTGCCGGGTATGTTTGTGCGTGGCTTGATCCATGAACTCACTCATAATGCGGCGCTTTTAGTGCCACAGCAAGGCGTTTCTCGAGACGTGAAAGGCAATCCTATTGCTTTGGTTGTTAATAAAGATAACGTTGTTGAAAGTCGTATTTTGACCGTTGAGCGTACTATTGAAAATCAATGGTTGGTTCTTGCGGGTATTAGTGAAGGCGAGAAAGTCATTGTTGAAGGCTCATTGAAAGTGAGAGCAGGAAGTGAAGTGTCTACTGTTGATATGAAACGAGACAGTAAAACCGGCGCTATTGTTGCCGCCAATGCCGGTGGTACTTCGGCTCAAGGGAATTAA
- a CDS encoding efflux RND transporter permease subunit, with the protein MLAQFFINRPVFAWVISIAIMLAGLASITTLPIAQYPNVAPPTVNISATYSGASAETVENSVTQILEQQLTGLDGLLYFSSSSSSSGRSSINVTFEQGTDADIAQVQIQNKIQQVTANLPTSVQQNGVTVKKSNSDFLMVAAIYDETDKDSANDISDFLVSSVQDSVSRVNGVGSLQVFGAQYAMRVWLDPLKLASYKLMPSDVSSAITAQNTQVAAGSLGAYPVEQGQELNVTVTAQSKLQTAEQFRDIILAYDDSGATVRLSDVAKVELGSESYGYIPRLNGHPASGMAVMLAPGANALSTSEAVKDVLNNISGSLPEGYKLSFPVDNTSFIKISIEEVVKTLVEAIILVIIVMFIFLQNWRATLIPAIAVPVVLLGTFGVLELFGFSINTLTMFGIVLSIGLLVDDAIVVVENVERVMKEEKLSPKEATIKSMKEITSALIGIAVVLSAVFLPMAFFSGSTGVIYRQFSITIVASMTLSVIVALTLTPALCATLLKADHETSKKGLGAWFNRNFDRATDKYFGGVSKIIKQPVRWMLGYGIIVAGLSGLMMTLPSGFLPTEDQGRVMVMVSLPEGAGMSRTDKVMRQVEDYFLEKEKSNVEAIFTISGFNFMGSGQNAGMAFIALKDWSERVGPANSASAIVGRSYGAFAGLRDARIFSLIPPSIQGLGQSSGFTFQLQASGNTDRATLLTMRDALLQNANASKLLTGVRLGSDSEAPQLHIDIDQEKASALGLSMSDISATLSSAWAGRYVNDFIDRGRVKTVYMQGEAEYRSSPEDLQHWYVRGNDNTMTPFSAFAKSEWTYGPKSLSRFNGLASYEIQGSGAAGVSSGAAMDELQRVSDSMSGGVMGSWSGLSYQERLSNGQTQTLYAISILVVFLCLAALYESWTVPLSVILVIPLGVIGAAAAAHIRGLENDVYFQVALLTTIGLSSKNAILIVEFAEAAYRKGANVWDAAAQAARLRLRPIIMTSMAFIVGTLPLALSSGAGANSRVSIGSGIVGGTLTATILAVFFVPLFFVIVRRTFPKRPESLSTKEDVA; encoded by the coding sequence ATGTTAGCTCAATTCTTTATAAATCGACCCGTTTTTGCGTGGGTTATTTCCATCGCAATCATGCTGGCAGGTCTTGCATCGATCACGACCTTGCCAATTGCACAGTATCCTAATGTAGCGCCTCCAACCGTTAACATTTCTGCTACCTATTCAGGGGCTTCGGCTGAAACCGTTGAAAACAGTGTTACACAAATATTAGAGCAGCAACTTACAGGTCTAGATGGTCTGCTGTACTTTTCATCATCAAGTAGCTCTAGTGGTCGTTCCAGCATTAATGTGACGTTTGAACAAGGTACGGATGCGGATATTGCTCAGGTTCAAATACAGAATAAAATTCAGCAAGTGACGGCAAACCTACCAACATCAGTACAGCAAAATGGTGTCACGGTTAAAAAATCAAACTCTGACTTTTTAATGGTTGCTGCGATTTACGATGAAACAGATAAAGACTCGGCGAATGACATTTCAGACTTTTTAGTATCGAGTGTTCAAGATTCTGTTTCCCGTGTGAACGGTGTGGGCAGTCTTCAAGTTTTCGGTGCTCAATATGCCATGCGTGTATGGCTAGACCCTTTAAAATTAGCGTCTTACAAATTAATGCCTTCTGATGTGTCGTCCGCGATTACAGCGCAAAACACTCAGGTAGCTGCGGGGAGCTTAGGTGCTTATCCTGTAGAGCAGGGTCAGGAATTAAATGTCACTGTGACGGCGCAATCTAAATTGCAAACGGCGGAACAGTTTAGAGATATTATTCTGGCGTATGACGACAGTGGCGCAACCGTTCGTTTAAGTGATGTGGCGAAAGTTGAGTTAGGCAGTGAGTCGTATGGCTATATTCCGCGTTTGAATGGCCATCCTGCCTCAGGTATGGCGGTTATGTTGGCGCCGGGTGCGAACGCATTATCGACGTCTGAAGCGGTTAAAGACGTATTGAACAATATATCTGGCAGTTTGCCAGAGGGTTACAAACTGTCTTTCCCTGTTGATAATACGAGCTTCATTAAAATATCGATCGAAGAAGTGGTTAAAACGCTGGTTGAAGCCATTATCTTGGTTATCATTGTTATGTTCATCTTTCTGCAGAACTGGCGTGCAACGTTAATTCCTGCGATTGCGGTTCCTGTCGTGCTGTTAGGCACTTTCGGCGTTTTGGAACTGTTTGGTTTTTCGATTAATACCTTAACCATGTTTGGTATTGTGTTATCCATCGGTTTGTTGGTGGATGATGCCATCGTGGTGGTGGAAAACGTCGAGCGGGTAATGAAAGAAGAAAAGTTGTCTCCGAAAGAAGCAACGATCAAATCGATGAAAGAAATCACCAGTGCTCTAATTGGTATTGCTGTTGTGTTGTCGGCGGTGTTTTTACCGATGGCTTTCTTTAGTGGTTCTACTGGGGTTATTTATCGTCAATTTTCGATCACTATTGTCGCGTCTATGACCTTGTCTGTCATTGTCGCACTGACATTGACGCCAGCACTTTGTGCCACGTTATTGAAAGCGGACCACGAAACCAGCAAGAAAGGTTTAGGCGCTTGGTTTAACCGTAACTTTGATCGTGCTACAGACAAATATTTTGGTGGTGTGAGTAAAATTATTAAGCAGCCAGTGCGTTGGATGCTTGGTTACGGCATCATTGTGGCAGGTTTGAGCGGCTTGATGATGACGTTACCATCAGGTTTCTTACCAACAGAAGATCAGGGCCGAGTCATGGTCATGGTGTCTTTACCTGAAGGTGCTGGCATGTCTCGTACTGACAAAGTAATGCGTCAAGTTGAAGACTATTTCCTAGAGAAAGAGAAGAGCAACGTAGAGGCTATCTTTACTATTTCTGGTTTCAACTTTATGGGCAGCGGTCAGAATGCCGGTATGGCGTTCATCGCTCTAAAAGATTGGAGTGAGCGTGTTGGTCCTGCCAACAGTGCGAGCGCCATCGTTGGTCGTTCATACGGTGCCTTTGCGGGATTGCGTGATGCAAGAATATTCTCTTTAATACCGCCTTCTATCCAGGGTTTGGGCCAAAGTAGTGGCTTTACTTTCCAGCTGCAAGCGTCAGGAAACACCGACCGTGCAACTTTGCTCACCATGCGAGATGCATTGTTACAAAATGCGAATGCAAGCAAACTTTTGACGGGGGTTCGTCTAGGTTCTGATTCTGAAGCGCCGCAGTTACATATCGATATTGACCAAGAAAAAGCCTCCGCATTAGGTCTTTCAATGTCTGATATCAGTGCGACCTTAAGCAGTGCTTGGGCGGGTAGATACGTTAATGACTTCATTGATCGTGGCCGAGTTAAAACGGTATATATGCAAGGTGAGGCGGAATATCGTTCTTCTCCTGAAGATTTGCAGCATTGGTATGTTCGCGGCAATGACAATACTATGACGCCGTTTTCTGCTTTTGCTAAAAGCGAATGGACTTACGGGCCCAAAAGCTTGAGTCGTTTTAACGGTTTGGCGTCTTATGAAATCCAAGGTTCTGGTGCAGCAGGTGTGAGTTCTGGTGCGGCCATGGACGAGCTACAGCGTGTTTCTGATTCTATGTCTGGTGGTGTGATGGGGTCTTGGAGTGGTTTGTCTTACCAAGAGCGCTTATCCAATGGTCAAACGCAAACATTGTATGCGATTTCAATTTTGGTCGTGTTTTTATGTCTTGCTGCATTGTACGAAAGTTGGACGGTGCCTTTATCGGTTATCTTAGTTATCCCTCTGGGTGTGATTGGCGCTGCAGCCGCAGCACATATTCGTGGTCTAGAAAACGATGTGTACTTCCAAGTAGCCTTACTGACAACCATAGGTTTGTCTTCTAAAAACGCGATTTTAATTGTCGAGTTTGCGGAGGCTGCTTATCGTAAGGGTGCCAATGTATGGGATGCAGCCGCTCAAGCGGCTCGTTTGCGACTTCGTCCTATTATTATGACGTCTATGGCTTTCATTGTGGGAACCTTGCCACTCGCTTTATCGTCTGGCGCCGGTGCAAACAGCCGTGTCTCTATCGGTTCTGGTATTGTGGGTGGAACATTGACAGCAACCATATTGGCGGTTTTCTTCGTACCGTTATTCTTTGTAATAGTACGACGCACCTTCCCTAAACGACCTGAGAGTTTGTCGACGAAGGAAGACGTAGCGTAA